The following nucleotide sequence is from Malania oleifera isolate guangnan ecotype guangnan chromosome 4, ASM2987363v1, whole genome shotgun sequence.
TAACAATGAAAAcagaaagggaaaataaataaacatttctAAAGATCAAACGATTCATCTTCTTCTTGTAATATTTGTGTTGCAACAGCTTCTTCCTCATCATCAATGGCCAAGTAAGGGTTCTTCTCAATTGGTTGGAAGTTATAAAATATAAACACGTAGAAACCCAAGCTTGCCACCTCACTCACCGCAATATTACTCCACTCAAATTTATAGCTACCGAACAGTGCCCATAACGAGGGAACCACGATTCTCGTGAAGTACAAATACCCAATCACGACCACATAGAACCTTTTAAACAACGTTAACTTCTCCAAATTCCTAGCCGCCTTGCCGTCCGTCTTCGACGCCTCCTTCAACGTTCCCACCGACCAAATGATCGGAAAGAAGACCGCGCAGCAGCACACGACGTCAACCAAAATGAAAATCCTGGTCCACGCGTACCTGTCCTTCGCCGAAAGCCCAGCTTCGTTAATCACAACGCTGGCCACGTTCTCCAGAACCTGCAGCGGAATCACCACAATCAAAACGTTCTTCTCTCGCTCCTGCAGGTAAGGCTTCAGGAACGACCACCCCGTGCCGATGAGGACTATCACCGTGAACAGCATTATCCCTTTGAAAAACCCAAACACGTAGAACGCTATGTCCCAGCCGTGGGGCGTTCCCGTTTTCCTCACGAACAGCGTGTCCTCCGAAGCACATATCATTTTCAGTGCTTTGAAAATCAGCAACGCGCCCATCACGAGATGGATCTTGTCGACGTTGGGCGTTTGGTTGGTGCAAATGAAAACCCATAGGGCGAAGAACCCTAGGTATACGAGGAAGAAGAGAAAGTAAAGTTTTGGCAATTGGGTTTTTCCGACGGGGAGGAAATCTTTTACGCCGTCTCGTAAGTTGTACATCTCGGTGTGCACGTCCATGGTGACTTCGAATTCCGGTTGGCAGCTTCCAAATACCAAAAAGTATTGGCCGGGGTCTTCTACCACGACGGAACCGTTGAGGTTGTCGATTTTGAAGATGAGTTTTACGTAAAGGCTTGAGAGGACGCAAAAGCTGTCGTTGTACTCTAACTCATTCAGGATTTGTGGGAACGATGATTCGGTGGCGAGGAAGAATCCCATGGAAGAAGGATTAGGTTTTGCGTTTCCATGATTAATTGATGATTTCCAtgaaaaatgttttattgaaatgGAGACTTCGCCGAGTGGAGCGAACCCGAATAGCTCGAACAAGATCATGGGTCGAGAGTCGTCGACGATGGGCGTGTCCTTGATCTCGCAAATGGAAGATGGGACACTTGAGATCATAAACGTTAATAGGAAATATAACATGGGAAGTGTTGTGGGGTGGCGGTGAGGAATAGAAAATTTGAAGTCTGCTCCCATGGTGTCATGCATGAAAATGGTTTTcattaatctttgaaaaatttatatatattaactaCGAACTTAATTACATGTGTATGATGTTCATTGTTTGTAGGAGTTGAGAGTTGTTTCATTCAAGTTCAGTTAGATGATCATGTCATTAACAGTTGTGgtaaaagtaaaagatgagaacGATTTGTGTGCCAAACATTTTGGGGTACCAAACATATTTTAGAGACACAAATAAGcaaaactttatttatttatgaaaaatagcGAGCAAACATTAATGTTTATATCTAAGACAGAAGATCTTAAATTAACAGCTAATTTTTAAGCACCTAAAATCTTAAATCTAACAACtatttcaaataaaattaaataatgtataaaatcttttcaatttttatttatcgATGAAAACATCTCGTTTAAATATTATGTAATGTTTAGTATGTCCTTAATGCATATGTTAGATTCTTGAACAACTCATTCGAAAAAAAATTAATCCTATGTTGGGAGAAGGGTTGGTTTTGTGTAAATTTGAAAaagatgaaataaaaaattttattgagtTTTGTTCAATCTATACCCTCAAATGCAACGTAAATAAAAAGCCATTATGGAGGAAGTACTAACACTCAAATTTCATGCAAAGTGGCATTCCTAATGTTATGCAAACTCTCATTTTttcaaactaaaattttcaagatTATGGTTACTAACATGTGTTAGAGGGCACATGAGATGCTCTCACGGATCATTTCCTTATTAGTTAGATATATTGAATCTCGTTGGGTTAATAATTGAACTTTAGTTTTTtatcatttgaaaaatgattCTTTACATGTTAAAAATGGGAACAAGATTTGGAGTGAAATTTCCCCAAAGCTAAAGTATTGAAACAACATTtatccaaaaaattttaaaaattacttttaatttaaaagaaaatgtaaaaATCAAAGCTACTTTGACAtttaagtattttaaaatttcaacacacctcttaattttaaaatttaatttgatttattgtcattattatcCATGTCAACATTGAATTCTATCCAGAATACTATGCCAAAAATCAAGACAAGACAAATCCTATAATTCCCATTTTTTTTCCACTCATTTTTGTCATTTTGAGACATTTCTACTAAtttttagcctttttttttttttttttttttaccattttggGTGATTTCGAATGGTCTAAAATGGTTATAAATAGTCTAAAAAAGTTTTGAACTTTTTgcatgaaaattaagaaaatctccatcttttaggattttttttctcaatttcctatTATTTTTAATCTCTCTAACTTTTTTTGAAACTTTTGGATTTTTTGGGCTCCATTTGTGATTTCATTTATTTTGGtaagttaaaataattttcaaaaaaataattagttaaaaataaaaaatgtaaataataaaaatagactAATGCTAAGCTTGTGCGTCATGGATGCCCATGTGCATAGGCGTGCAAACATGTGAGTAGTAGGAAGCAAATGAAGTtgttttggtttaggattttataaaataaaaattaagataggGCAAGCAGGTGCTTTTATAAGCTGGTGCCCCTGATGGAGGAACAAAAACATAATCATAAAAAGCAGAAGCAGGAAGAGACTATCACCTTCAccaaagaagatgaagaaggtgtGTAGCAGCCCCATGATGACGCTCGGGTGGTATTATTACTCATTGCCAATTATCGGGTAAGGAGGCTGCTGATTGATAACGGAAGTTCAACTGACATAATCTTCTGTTCGGTACTATAGGAAATGAAGATTGGAAGGGAACACTTAAAACCTATTTCAACTCCTTTGGTGGGATTCGGGGGAGATGTAGTCCATCCTTTGGGTACGATTACACTCCCATTGGCTATGAGGGCACCTCCATAGTAGGTTACCTTTATGACAAACTTTCTGGTGGTTTACCACCCTTCAGTCTACAACATAATATTGGGTCATCCAACACTTAATGCAACCCGAGCTATGAGCTCCACCTATCACTTGAAGGTCAAGTTTCCTACCTTAAACGGGGTTGGAGTAGTAAAAGGAGATTAGACGGCGGCACATAATTGTTATGTGATGGCACTGAAAGGAACGACAGAGGGAGGGGAGACCTTAACAATAGAAGATTTGGAGGTAAGAGGTGAGTACCTGCAGATTGGCACACT
It contains:
- the LOC131153901 gene encoding protein CANDIDATE G-PROTEIN COUPLED RECEPTOR 7-like, encoding MGADFKFSIPHRHPTTLPMLYFLLTFMISSVPSSICEIKDTPIVDDSRPMILFELFGFAPLGEVSISIKHFSWKSSINHGNAKPNPSSMGFFLATESSFPQILNELEYNDSFCVLSSLYVKLIFKIDNLNGSVVVEDPGQYFLVFGSCQPEFEVTMDVHTEMYNLRDGVKDFLPVGKTQLPKLYFLFFLVYLGFFALWVFICTNQTPNVDKIHLVMGALLIFKALKMICASEDTLFVRKTGTPHGWDIAFYVFGFFKGIMLFTVIVLIGTGWSFLKPYLQEREKNVLIVVIPLQVLENVASVVINEAGLSAKDRYAWTRIFILVDVVCCCAVFFPIIWSVGTLKEASKTDGKAARNLEKLTLFKRFYVVVIGYLYFTRIVVPSLWALFGSYKFEWSNIAVSEVASLGFYVFIFYNFQPIEKNPYLAIDDEEEAVATQILQEEDESFDL